One region of Sulfuriroseicoccus oceanibius genomic DNA includes:
- a CDS encoding TAT-variant-translocated molybdopterin oxidoreductase, whose product MKRKFEHPVDQNPEGTARAWRSQGQLKDTPEFREWLEREFPAGAAEMDSQEDAELSRRGFLKFMGASTALAGFGMASCRKPKSFLVPYTDSVEWVVPGRPLLYSTARPVGNGAVPMVITTHEGRPTKVEGNPLHPNSVGATNSFDQASILDMYDPDRSSAVLVDGQPAGKDAADQAKAALTAALEANAGKGVALLVGQNSSPTRARAIEALQSKFGGLQVFEYEALARTNREAADELSGAGVRQVVNLRNAKRVLSLDSDFLGVDCPDNRTESDFAAARKPEQGDDNTAKTKDDTLRLYLAEPAYSVTGGMADHRVRVAAGRIPAFAAAVAKELGLNITVDVPAGEFDPRWIKEAAADLKKNGSKSVVLVGERQPKVVHVLADAINRFLGSVGSDENAVVQLVQTPANEYGTLADLKAAVEGGEVTTLLATTPADPAYDTAGDFDWAGLRNKLSLFVHNGTRVNATAVSANFHIPGTHYLENWGDVYDNRGVYSVVQPMILPLYDAAVSELNLLLELAGEFSAENPDADPALDAVRKTLVEMGVPAADLDNTWAKILRDGFLKGSKFPAATGTAMGNVKDDELKAAMLPAASPESLELAFTADYSVWDGRFINNGWLQEAPDPVSKLTWDNAALIAPKTAAALGIADDYDDSKQQVPMVEITTPSGAKITTALLIASGHAENVVTLKLGYGQCPEAAKGETPALPMRVGEGTGFNVNPLRSGESFILGGANLTKLEDTYTVALTQEHSTMSGRALVREGTLDNQKEFEKHPTNKVGFAYNHGMDGHIPENISLYKPNDASGKPLLNDELHQWGMVIDLNSCTGCTACLVACQSENNIPIVGKEQVRRGREMHWIRMDRYFVDRATNHGEMADEDNPAMLVQPVACVHCESAPCETVCPVNATVHSEEGMNLMAYNRCIGTRYCANNCPYKARRFNYFDYNKRPLDQLYSGPLSDKDRTGKPESEKLGKNPNVSVRMRGVIEKCTYCIQRTQLAKIEKTSIRRDKALVTGKPSDTLSVSADDLRVDSNKLKTACQQACPSEAIVFGNLLDPKSRLHQFKQLENDEPGGEIILKHPRSYDLLRYIGTRPRTNYLARVRNPNKLMPDAKFIGNATVSIH is encoded by the coding sequence ATGAAGCGCAAGTTTGAACATCCCGTCGATCAGAACCCTGAAGGCACGGCACGTGCGTGGCGCAGCCAGGGGCAACTCAAGGACACCCCTGAGTTTCGTGAGTGGCTGGAACGCGAGTTCCCTGCAGGTGCGGCGGAGATGGACTCCCAGGAAGACGCCGAGCTTTCGCGTCGTGGGTTCCTCAAGTTCATGGGCGCATCGACCGCTCTGGCTGGATTCGGTATGGCATCGTGCCGCAAGCCGAAGAGCTTCCTCGTTCCTTACACCGACAGTGTGGAGTGGGTGGTTCCTGGCCGTCCGTTGCTTTATTCGACCGCACGCCCAGTGGGCAATGGTGCGGTACCAATGGTGATCACCACCCACGAAGGTCGTCCGACCAAAGTGGAAGGTAACCCACTTCACCCGAACTCCGTTGGTGCGACCAACTCGTTCGATCAGGCGTCGATCCTCGACATGTACGATCCGGACCGTTCGTCCGCAGTGCTCGTCGATGGTCAGCCTGCTGGTAAGGACGCAGCCGATCAGGCCAAGGCCGCATTGACCGCGGCTCTCGAAGCAAATGCCGGTAAGGGTGTTGCTCTCTTGGTCGGTCAGAATTCCTCGCCGACCCGCGCTCGTGCGATCGAGGCGCTCCAGTCGAAGTTCGGTGGACTTCAAGTTTTCGAATACGAAGCACTCGCTCGTACCAACCGCGAAGCCGCCGATGAGCTCAGCGGTGCTGGGGTCCGTCAGGTGGTGAACCTGCGCAACGCCAAGCGCGTTCTTTCCCTCGATAGCGATTTCCTCGGAGTCGATTGCCCGGACAACCGCACCGAAAGCGATTTCGCCGCAGCCCGCAAGCCGGAGCAAGGCGATGACAACACAGCCAAGACCAAGGACGACACGCTTCGTCTCTACCTCGCCGAGCCTGCTTACAGCGTGACCGGCGGAATGGCTGATCACCGTGTGCGTGTGGCTGCCGGCCGCATCCCTGCGTTCGCTGCTGCGGTCGCCAAGGAGCTCGGACTTAACATCACGGTCGACGTTCCTGCCGGTGAGTTCGATCCACGCTGGATCAAGGAAGCCGCAGCTGACCTCAAGAAAAACGGCTCCAAGTCGGTCGTTCTCGTGGGTGAGCGCCAACCAAAGGTGGTGCACGTCCTCGCCGACGCTATCAATCGCTTCCTCGGGTCGGTTGGTTCCGACGAGAATGCAGTGGTCCAGCTCGTTCAGACTCCTGCCAACGAGTACGGCACACTTGCCGACCTCAAGGCCGCTGTGGAAGGCGGTGAAGTGACCACACTTCTCGCAACCACCCCTGCAGACCCTGCTTACGACACTGCTGGTGACTTCGACTGGGCTGGCCTCCGCAACAAGCTTTCGCTCTTCGTTCACAATGGCACCCGCGTTAACGCGACGGCTGTCAGCGCGAACTTCCACATCCCTGGCACCCATTACTTGGAGAACTGGGGTGATGTTTACGACAACCGCGGTGTTTACTCGGTCGTCCAGCCGATGATCCTTCCGCTTTACGATGCGGCGGTCAGCGAGCTGAACCTACTTTTGGAACTCGCTGGTGAGTTCTCCGCAGAGAACCCGGACGCAGATCCTGCGCTCGATGCCGTCCGCAAGACGCTCGTTGAAATGGGTGTCCCAGCCGCGGATCTAGACAACACCTGGGCGAAGATCCTCCGCGATGGTTTCCTCAAGGGCTCGAAGTTCCCGGCAGCAACCGGTACGGCGATGGGCAACGTGAAGGATGACGAGCTCAAGGCTGCAATGCTGCCAGCGGCGTCACCTGAGTCCCTCGAGTTGGCATTCACCGCTGACTACAGCGTGTGGGACGGCCGTTTCATCAACAACGGATGGCTTCAGGAAGCTCCGGATCCAGTGAGCAAGCTTACGTGGGACAACGCTGCGTTGATCGCTCCTAAGACCGCAGCTGCTCTCGGAATCGCCGATGACTACGATGATTCAAAGCAGCAGGTGCCAATGGTGGAAATCACCACTCCAAGCGGTGCCAAGATCACGACCGCCCTTTTGATCGCATCGGGTCACGCTGAAAACGTTGTCACGCTCAAGCTCGGCTACGGCCAGTGCCCAGAGGCAGCCAAGGGTGAGACCCCGGCGCTTCCAATGCGCGTGGGTGAGGGGACTGGCTTCAACGTCAACCCACTCCGTTCCGGTGAGTCGTTCATCCTCGGTGGTGCCAATCTCACCAAGCTGGAAGACACCTACACCGTCGCTCTCACCCAGGAGCACAGCACCATGTCTGGTCGTGCCTTGGTCCGTGAGGGCACGCTCGACAACCAGAAAGAATTTGAGAAGCACCCAACCAACAAGGTTGGCTTTGCTTACAACCACGGGATGGACGGTCACATCCCTGAGAACATCTCTCTTTACAAGCCGAACGACGCCAGCGGCAAGCCGCTCTTGAACGATGAGCTCCACCAGTGGGGCATGGTCATCGACCTCAACAGCTGCACCGGATGTACCGCGTGCTTGGTTGCATGCCAGTCGGAAAACAACATCCCGATCGTCGGTAAGGAGCAAGTCCGCCGCGGCCGTGAGATGCACTGGATCCGCATGGACCGTTACTTCGTTGACCGCGCCACCAACCACGGTGAGATGGCGGACGAAGACAACCCGGCGATGCTTGTCCAGCCGGTTGCATGTGTCCACTGTGAGTCCGCTCCATGTGAGACCGTTTGCCCGGTGAACGCGACCGTCCACTCGGAAGAGGGGATGAACCTGATGGCGTACAACCGCTGCATCGGTACCCGTTACTGCGCGAACAACTGCCCATACAAGGCACGTCGCTTCAACTACTTCGACTACAACAAGCGCCCACTCGACCAGCTCTACAGCGGCCCGCTTTCCGACAAGGATCGCACCGGCAAGCCAGAGTCCGAGAAGCTTGGTAAGAACCCGAACGTGTCGGTCCGCATGCGTGGTGTGATTGAGAAGTGCACCTACTGCATCCAGCGCACCCAGCTCGCCAAGATCGAGAAGACCTCGATCCGCCGCGACAAGGCACTGGTCACCGGCAAGCCGTCGGACACACTCAGTGTCAGCGCCGACGACCTGCGCGTCGACTCGAACAAACTCAAGACCGCGTGTCAGCAGGCCTGCCCATCGGAGGCAATCGTCTTCGGCAACCTGCTTGATCCAAAGTCCCGCTTGCACCAGTTCAAGCAGCTCGAGAACGACGAGCCAGGTGGTGAGATCATCCTCAAGCACCCACGTTCGTACGACCTGCTGCGCTACATCGGCACCCGTCCACGCACCAACTACCTGGCGCGTGTCCGCAACCCGAACAAGCTCATGCCTGACGCCAAGTTCATCGGCAACGCAACGGTCAGCATTCACTAA
- a CDS encoding cytochrome c3 family protein — MPFSHKLHAGELGLDCRYCHSNVTESNHSNIPPVSTCMNCHEAGVKTQSDALAVVRDAAETGKSLEWVQIHETADYVFFDHSAHVNSGIGCVSCHGRIDQMEKVFHAENHSMGWCLECHREPEKHLRPIEQVTNLAWTAADHPPVMVDGELKQLTQEELGLMLKDQWRIDPPETCGGCHR, encoded by the coding sequence GTGCCTTTCTCGCACAAGTTGCACGCGGGTGAGCTCGGCCTCGACTGCCGCTACTGCCACAGCAATGTGACCGAGTCGAACCACTCGAACATTCCGCCAGTGTCGACCTGCATGAACTGCCACGAAGCTGGTGTGAAGACCCAGAGCGATGCGCTCGCCGTGGTCCGCGATGCAGCTGAAACCGGCAAGTCGCTTGAGTGGGTGCAGATCCACGAGACTGCTGACTATGTGTTCTTTGATCACTCCGCTCACGTGAACAGCGGTATTGGCTGTGTTTCCTGCCACGGTCGCATCGACCAGATGGAGAAGGTGTTCCACGCCGAGAACCACAGCATGGGCTGGTGCTTGGAGTGTCACCGCGAGCCAGAGAAGCACCTGCGTCCGATCGAGCAGGTTACCAATCTTGCCTGGACCGCTGCGGATCACCCGCCGGTCATGGTTGACGGTGAGCTCAAGCAGCTCACCCAGGAAGAGCTTGGCCTTATGCTGAAGGACCAGTGGCGCATTGACCCACCTGAGACCTGCGGCGGCTGTCACCGATAA
- a CDS encoding sulfatase family protein has product MKLGISLLSASVLAVSSAFAADRPNILFIFSDDHALNAISSYGGPLKDVAPTPQIDRIANEGALFVNSFCANSICGPSRACILTGKHSHKNGFMRNTGRGFDGSQWTVAKELQKNGYSTAVIGKWHLHSTPTGFDHWEILPGQGNYYNPDFIQMDGSRKRFEGYATDLTTDKAIAWLDQRDKDKPFFLMCQHKAPHRTFCPPLRHLAAFDGVEIPEPETLFDDYANRSEVLKKNEMSIANHFRWSYDAKVRADERGDIKLPGYRDNHAPEYHRMTAEQKKQWDAHYKPLNRKMLDSFKAGEMTREDVIRWQYQRYMKNYLGTVKAVDEGVGRMLEYLEKNGLDENTIVIYSSDQGFFLGEHGWYDKRWMFEESFKMPFVIRWPGVIKPGSRPQEMIQNIDYAPTFLEMAGLAAPEGIQGESIVPILKGGDVDWRKSLYYAYYEIGEHAVPQHYGVRTSRYKLFYLPGTDEWQMFDLEKDPNELRSVYGEPAYAKVQNALKDEYNRLREVYEAPTYEEHMPK; this is encoded by the coding sequence ATGAAACTAGGAATCTCATTGCTTTCTGCATCCGTTCTGGCGGTGAGCTCTGCATTCGCTGCAGACCGCCCGAACATTCTATTCATCTTCTCGGATGACCACGCACTGAATGCGATCTCGTCGTACGGCGGGCCACTCAAGGATGTGGCGCCGACACCTCAGATCGACCGCATCGCCAACGAGGGGGCGTTGTTCGTCAATTCGTTCTGCGCGAACTCGATTTGTGGGCCATCCCGCGCCTGCATCCTCACTGGAAAGCACAGCCATAAGAATGGTTTCATGCGCAACACGGGGCGTGGGTTCGATGGCAGTCAGTGGACGGTTGCCAAAGAGCTCCAGAAGAATGGCTACTCCACCGCGGTGATCGGCAAGTGGCACCTGCACAGCACGCCGACTGGCTTCGATCACTGGGAGATCCTGCCGGGGCAGGGGAACTACTACAACCCGGACTTCATTCAGATGGATGGATCGCGCAAGCGCTTCGAGGGCTACGCGACCGATCTCACCACAGACAAGGCGATTGCGTGGCTCGACCAGCGTGACAAGGACAAGCCGTTCTTCCTGATGTGCCAGCACAAGGCGCCGCACCGCACGTTCTGCCCGCCATTGCGTCACTTGGCCGCATTCGATGGTGTGGAGATCCCTGAGCCGGAGACGTTGTTCGATGACTACGCCAACCGCAGCGAGGTCTTGAAGAAGAACGAAATGTCGATCGCCAACCACTTCCGCTGGTCCTACGACGCCAAGGTCCGTGCCGATGAGCGAGGTGACATCAAGCTGCCGGGCTATCGCGACAACCATGCGCCTGAGTACCATCGCATGACCGCAGAGCAGAAGAAGCAGTGGGATGCGCATTACAAGCCGCTCAACCGCAAGATGCTCGATTCCTTCAAGGCGGGCGAGATGACTCGTGAAGACGTCATCCGTTGGCAGTACCAGCGCTACATGAAAAACTACCTCGGCACCGTCAAGGCGGTGGATGAGGGGGTGGGGCGCATGCTCGAGTATCTGGAGAAGAATGGTCTCGATGAAAACACCATCGTCATTTACTCGTCGGACCAGGGGTTTTTCCTTGGTGAGCACGGCTGGTACGACAAGCGTTGGATGTTCGAGGAGTCGTTCAAGATGCCGTTTGTCATCCGCTGGCCGGGCGTCATCAAGCCGGGCTCGCGTCCGCAGGAGATGATACAGAACATCGACTATGCTCCGACCTTCCTTGAAATGGCCGGGCTTGCCGCGCCTGAGGGCATTCAGGGGGAGTCGATCGTCCCGATTCTGAAGGGTGGCGATGTGGACTGGCGCAAGTCGCTCTACTACGCCTACTACGAAATCGGTGAGCACGCGGTGCCGCAGCACTACGGCGTGCGTACATCGCGCTACAAGTTGTTCTACTTGCCGGGCACCGACGAGTGGCAGATGTTCGACCTGGAGAAGGATCCGAACGAGCTGCGCAGCGTCTACGGTGAGCCTGCTTATGCCAAGGTGCAGAATGCTCTGAAGGACGAGTACAACCGTCTGCGCGAGGTTTACGAGGCTCCAACTTACGAGGAGCACATGCCGAAATAA
- a CDS encoding NAD(P)-dependent oxidoreductase: MTNQAVAVFGLGIIGSRCAANLAKAGYEVVTWNRTPKGGETDVATPKEAAAKAKVLAFYLKDGVALRDTFDLIRDQLTPEHVVMNHSTVDLETTHAIAVACAEIGCGFLDCPFTGSKDASAAGQLVYYVGGDPALIERMKPVLDATSKELKVIGGVGSATVIKIATNLISAQVVQALSEAMALTEASGVDSQVLIDAVASNACGSVLAKMKMPAMAAGDYDTHFSVDNMRKDSAFALELAAQVGLELPGITVANRVMTERCEEGDAELDYSAMYRQFARKAPDFAR, from the coding sequence ATGACAAATCAAGCGGTTGCAGTCTTCGGACTGGGCATTATCGGGTCGCGCTGCGCGGCGAATCTGGCCAAGGCTGGTTATGAGGTGGTGACGTGGAACAGAACTCCAAAAGGGGGCGAGACAGACGTGGCAACACCTAAGGAAGCTGCCGCCAAGGCGAAGGTGCTCGCGTTCTACCTCAAAGATGGGGTGGCACTGCGCGATACCTTCGATCTGATCCGCGATCAGCTCACTCCAGAACATGTGGTGATGAACCACTCGACCGTCGATCTTGAGACGACCCATGCGATTGCGGTGGCATGTGCCGAGATCGGCTGTGGGTTCCTGGATTGTCCATTCACTGGCAGCAAGGACGCGTCGGCTGCGGGGCAGCTTGTTTACTACGTTGGGGGCGATCCCGCGTTGATCGAGCGGATGAAGCCAGTGCTCGACGCGACATCGAAAGAGTTGAAGGTGATTGGCGGGGTGGGGAGTGCGACGGTGATCAAGATCGCGACCAATCTGATCTCTGCTCAAGTGGTGCAGGCGCTCAGCGAGGCGATGGCGCTGACCGAGGCCAGCGGTGTGGATTCTCAAGTGCTGATTGATGCGGTGGCATCGAATGCCTGCGGTTCTGTGTTGGCCAAGATGAAGATGCCGGCAATGGCTGCCGGCGACTACGACACGCACTTCAGCGTCGACAACATGCGCAAGGATAGTGCGTTCGCGCTTGAGTTGGCGGCCCAGGTCGGGCTGGAGTTGCCGGGAATTACGGTGGCCAACCGGGTCATGACTGAGCGTTGCGAAGAAGGGGATGCCGAATTGGACTATTCGGCGATGTACCGTCAGTTTGCCCGCAAGGCGCCGGACTTCGCCCGCTAA
- a CDS encoding DUF4870 domain-containing protein: MNNEPPQFPSDENPPQNPGGQQHDPSSPYHAPQSPPPAAGSLAALTQDDRTMGMLCHLLAFAFAPIGTLVLWLLKKDTMPFVDDQGKEALNFQISVWIYSIVSGFLCIVGIGFILLPIVTVGSIVFIILAAVAANNGTAYRYPFTIRLIK, from the coding sequence ATGAACAATGAGCCTCCTCAATTTCCATCCGATGAAAACCCGCCACAAAATCCAGGTGGGCAGCAGCACGATCCATCGTCGCCGTACCACGCACCTCAGAGTCCGCCGCCGGCCGCTGGTTCGTTGGCTGCGCTGACTCAGGACGATCGAACGATGGGGATGCTGTGTCACTTGCTGGCATTTGCCTTCGCTCCGATTGGAACGTTGGTTCTCTGGTTGCTCAAGAAGGACACGATGCCATTCGTGGACGACCAGGGGAAGGAGGCGCTCAACTTCCAGATCAGCGTCTGGATCTATTCGATTGTCTCTGGATTCCTTTGTATCGTTGGGATCGGCTTTATTTTGCTTCCGATCGTCACGGTGGGCTCGATCGTGTTCATCATTCTCGCGGCCGTGGCTGCCAACAACGGCACGGCGTATCGCTACCCGTTCACCATTCGGTTGATCAAGTAG
- a CDS encoding dihydroorotase yields the protein MDTTLIKNAKLVATGEVADVEIRDGVITAVGGSLPVAEGATVVDAEGGLLMPGLFDMNVHLREPGREDKESITTGSAAALHGGVTGMLAMPNTDPPIDTGGMVQSVKDLAARKSSVDLLTAGTLTKGREGKEMSAIAAMAAEGVRMLTDDPSPLEDAQLLRRCMEYAREFGVRVTSHCSTPALVKDGAMNEGPVAYSLGLPGMPALAEELCVFRDIELARMTGCKLHIQHVSTARSVQLIRRAKSEGLDVTCEASLHHMIFTDEAVIGYGTCYKVDPPLRSESDRAALVAAVVDGTIDVIVSDHAPHTDFEKTVDFSSAPFGVSALDWVLPVVNDRLVESGAMGWDVILRAYVQKPREILGLEVPAIEVGQRANLVWFDPNADQHVTRDGFRSLGLNSPFVGETLRGQVRGVWLDSRYTAF from the coding sequence ATGGACACGACGTTGATTAAAAACGCCAAGTTGGTGGCAACCGGTGAGGTTGCGGATGTGGAGATTCGCGACGGTGTGATCACCGCTGTCGGTGGATCGCTGCCGGTCGCCGAGGGTGCGACAGTGGTGGACGCTGAAGGTGGATTGTTGATGCCTGGTTTGTTCGATATGAACGTGCACCTGCGCGAGCCGGGGCGCGAGGACAAGGAGAGCATCACGACAGGATCTGCGGCCGCATTGCATGGTGGCGTCACCGGGATGCTGGCAATGCCGAACACAGACCCGCCAATCGACACTGGGGGAATGGTGCAATCGGTCAAAGACCTCGCCGCACGCAAGTCGTCGGTTGATTTGCTGACAGCTGGAACGTTGACCAAAGGGCGCGAGGGCAAGGAAATGTCCGCGATTGCCGCAATGGCTGCCGAGGGCGTGCGGATGCTCACGGACGATCCATCGCCGCTCGAGGATGCACAGTTGCTGCGTCGCTGCATGGAATATGCGCGTGAGTTCGGGGTGCGGGTGACATCGCATTGCTCGACTCCTGCATTGGTCAAAGACGGAGCGATGAACGAAGGACCCGTGGCGTACTCGCTGGGTCTGCCTGGTATGCCGGCGCTGGCCGAAGAGCTCTGCGTATTTCGCGATATCGAGTTGGCGCGCATGACTGGCTGTAAGTTGCATATCCAGCACGTGTCGACCGCGCGCAGTGTGCAGTTGATCCGCCGCGCCAAGAGCGAAGGGTTGGATGTCACGTGTGAGGCATCGTTGCACCACATGATTTTCACTGATGAGGCGGTGATCGGCTATGGCACTTGCTACAAAGTGGACCCGCCATTGCGCTCGGAGTCAGATCGCGCCGCGCTGGTGGCTGCCGTGGTCGACGGGACAATCGATGTGATTGTGTCGGACCATGCGCCGCACACAGACTTCGAAAAGACAGTGGACTTCAGCTCGGCTCCATTCGGAGTGAGTGCGCTCGATTGGGTGCTGCCGGTGGTGAACGACCGCTTGGTGGAATCCGGAGCGATGGGGTGGGACGTGATTTTGCGCGCATACGTGCAAAAGCCGCGCGAGATCCTCGGGTTGGAGGTGCCGGCGATCGAGGTGGGTCAGCGTGCCAACTTGGTGTGGTTTGATCCGAATGCGGATCAGCACGTCACTCGCGACGGCTTCCGTTCGCTGGGGCTGAACTCGCCATTTGTCGGTGAAACTCTGCGCGGTCAGGTCCGCGGCGTTTGGCTCGATTCGCGATACACCGCATTTTAA
- a CDS encoding aspartate carbamoyltransferase catalytic subunit → MTDIPRRKDLLDIHSLSAEEVTEILDAAIPFKDLFKRSVKKVPTLKGKQVLTLFYEPSTRTRSSFEIAAKRLSADVTNFAVSTSSVVKGESVLDTIDTLQAMRTDYVIVRHQMSGVPEMIAKHTGASVLNAGDGYHAHPTQALLDAFTVRETFGGFAGKRILIVGDILHSRVARSTSRILKMLGADVRVFGPGTLVPGNRPDWLESVSSWDEGFEWKPDAIYLLRVQRERQNDQFFPSVQEYHKFFGITAQRFERVRNEGIYIMHPGPVNRGVELVDGVMDYERSLINQQVENGIATRMAALYWLKPQTDEFPSA, encoded by the coding sequence ATGACTGATATTCCGCGCCGCAAAGACCTGTTGGATATCCACTCGCTCAGTGCCGAGGAGGTGACTGAGATTCTGGATGCCGCGATTCCGTTTAAAGATCTGTTCAAGCGTTCGGTGAAGAAGGTGCCGACGCTCAAGGGAAAACAGGTTCTGACTTTGTTCTACGAGCCATCGACGCGGACGCGTTCTTCGTTTGAGATTGCCGCCAAGCGGTTGTCGGCGGACGTGACCAACTTCGCGGTTTCGACCTCATCGGTCGTGAAAGGGGAGTCGGTTTTGGACACGATCGACACCTTGCAGGCGATGCGCACTGATTACGTGATCGTGCGCCATCAGATGTCCGGCGTCCCGGAAATGATTGCCAAGCACACGGGGGCATCGGTTCTCAATGCGGGCGACGGCTACCATGCGCACCCGACTCAGGCGTTGCTCGATGCCTTCACGGTGCGCGAGACCTTTGGTGGGTTTGCGGGTAAGCGGATCCTGATCGTGGGGGATATCCTGCACAGCCGCGTGGCGCGCTCGACCAGTCGGATTCTGAAGATGCTCGGCGCGGACGTGCGCGTGTTCGGTCCCGGAACATTGGTGCCCGGCAACCGTCCGGATTGGCTTGAGTCGGTCAGCAGCTGGGACGAGGGGTTTGAATGGAAGCCGGATGCGATTTACCTGCTGCGCGTTCAGCGTGAGCGGCAGAACGACCAGTTTTTCCCGTCGGTTCAGGAGTACCACAAGTTCTTCGGCATCACTGCGCAGCGCTTCGAACGCGTGCGCAACGAAGGGATCTATATCATGCACCCGGGGCCGGTGAACCGCGGAGTGGAGCTGGTCGACGGCGTGATGGATTACGAGCGATCGCTCATCAACCAGCAGGTGGAAAATGGTATCGCCACCCGGATGGCCGCACTTTATTGGCTCAAACCTCAAACCGACGAATTCCCAAGCGCATAA
- the pyrR gene encoding bifunctional pyr operon transcriptional regulator/uracil phosphoribosyltransferase PyrR, with protein MTDADISRALVGIADELAARYAGGDAPLLVGVHTRGVDVAKRLKALLHERGCEVGFGTLDISLYRDDLDNLGTMPSLKGSDLPQHVEGLDVVLVDDVLFTGRTVKAAIDGITDFGRPRRIELAVLVDRGNRELPIQADYVGESFATQREDYVAVHLEESDGEEGVFLLKRS; from the coding sequence ATGACAGATGCTGATATTTCCCGTGCTCTGGTGGGCATTGCGGACGAACTGGCCGCCCGTTATGCCGGTGGCGATGCGCCACTTTTGGTGGGCGTGCACACGCGCGGCGTGGATGTCGCCAAGCGCCTGAAGGCACTGCTGCACGAGCGTGGCTGTGAGGTGGGCTTTGGCACGCTGGATATTTCTCTCTACCGCGACGACCTGGATAACCTCGGGACAATGCCGTCGCTGAAGGGCTCCGACCTGCCACAGCATGTCGAAGGGCTGGACGTGGTGCTGGTCGATGATGTGCTCTTTACCGGCCGTACAGTGAAGGCGGCCATCGATGGGATCACTGATTTCGGGCGTCCGCGCCGGATCGAACTCGCCGTGCTGGTAGACCGCGGCAACCGCGAGCTGCCAATCCAGGCGGACTACGTGGGCGAATCGTTTGCCACCCAGCGCGAAGATTATGTCGCCGTCCATCTGGAGGAGAGTGACGGTGAAGAAGGGGTGTTCCTATTGAAGCGAAGCTAG
- a CDS encoding lipoyl protein ligase domain-containing protein — MFERLDLWFDRGDRDAAGQMAVDEVLLQMQRDVPLLRVYQWSGPAITLGYFESVAEARQKLDAYDVPVVRRFTGGGSVLHGDDFPYTLIVPKGEATDGFLRARTESYEVIHSALGAALAVVGVAGVGLAASGGQQVGVPCFQSPVEADLVQESGDKVAGAGQRRTRDGLIHQGSVVVGAGVDRDALGRALAAALARDVRVLGDDWLPDGFGESWAELRTQRYDCDNWNLRR; from the coding sequence ATGTTTGAGAGGCTCGATTTGTGGTTTGATCGCGGAGACCGCGATGCGGCTGGGCAGATGGCGGTGGATGAAGTGCTGCTGCAGATGCAGCGCGACGTGCCGTTGTTGCGCGTTTACCAGTGGTCCGGGCCTGCGATCACGCTCGGGTATTTTGAGTCGGTAGCGGAGGCGCGGCAGAAGCTCGACGCCTACGACGTGCCGGTGGTGCGGCGTTTTACCGGTGGCGGCTCCGTGCTGCACGGGGACGATTTTCCGTACACATTGATCGTTCCCAAGGGCGAGGCGACCGATGGGTTCCTGCGCGCGCGCACGGAATCTTACGAAGTGATCCATTCCGCGCTCGGAGCCGCGTTGGCTGTGGTCGGGGTGGCTGGTGTCGGATTGGCGGCCTCTGGTGGCCAGCAGGTCGGCGTGCCATGCTTTCAGTCGCCGGTGGAAGCGGACTTGGTCCAAGAGAGTGGTGATAAAGTGGCGGGTGCCGGTCAGCGGCGCACCCGTGATGGCTTGATCCACCAGGGGAGTGTCGTCGTTGGGGCGGGAGTCGATCGCGATGCGTTAGGCCGGGCGTTGGCTGCAGCGCTCGCCCGTGACGTGCGCGTGCTTGGCGATGATTGGCTGCCTGATGGCTTTGGCGAGAGCTGGGCGGAATTGCGCACGCAGCGTTATGATTGTGACAATTGGAATCTGAGGCGCTGA